One Hordeum vulgare subsp. vulgare chromosome 4H, MorexV3_pseudomolecules_assembly, whole genome shotgun sequence DNA window includes the following coding sequences:
- the LOC123450627 gene encoding 60S ribosomal protein L5, mitochondrial-like: MMFPLHFHYEDVLRQDLLLKLNHANVMEVPGLFEIRLVPKAASDFRIQFGKLVMEILCGHRFIQTQRGRYFQAGKSFRSNPFLGSEEDTGYVSDFARQSVLRGHGMYHFLVRILTVMSMLDSPVEIREKSIKFFMETEFCEFSPELEDRFEIFEQIRGFNVTIVTSTNTKYETLLLWSGFVIMEPTSKKH, from the coding sequence ATGAtgtttccactccattttcattACGAAGATGTATTACGTCAGGATCTGTTGCTCAAACTGAATCACGCCAATGTTATGGAAGTTCCTGGATTGTTTGAAATAAGATTAGTACCAAAAGCTGCCTCTGATTTTAGAATCCAATTTGGAAAATTGGTTATGGAGATTTTGTGCGGTCACAGATTCATACAGACACAAAGGGGCCGCTATTTTCAAGCAGGAAAGTCGTTTCGATCCAATCCATTCTTGGGGTCCGAAGAAGACACTGGATATGTTAGTGACTTTGCACGACAAAGCGTTCTCCGAGGGCATGGAATGTACCATTTTTTGGTAAGAATCTTGACAGTAATGTCTATGTTAGATTCTCCGGTTGAAATACGGGAAAAATCCATCAAATTCTTTATGGAAACGGAGTTTTGCGAATTCTCCCCGGAACTGGAAGATCGTTTCGAGATCTTCGAGCAAATTCGAGGGTTCAATGTGACTATTGTCACCTCAACCAATACAAAATATGAGACTTTACTACTGTGGAGCGGCTTTGTGATAATGGAACCAACAAGCAAAAAGCATTAA